In Methanobacterium paludis, the following proteins share a genomic window:
- a CDS encoding DUF447 domain-containing protein, with amino-acid sequence MLDLGSVGMERGMLYETVVTTKNNDGVPNAAPIGVTCKDKNEIVLYLHQGSHTVKNIKAEGRFVVNILKDPIVFVESTLGNLSKDYFDQYWDDFYIKDSDAFFTANVIHIRDVEREDQFGVSTTTVLRAKVDQVIKKSEHVEPLNRAIYGVIEALVYLTRMDMVSGDMEKLYRHRMNEISRIVNKVGGSEHKKAMKKISEAFSKYDDK; translated from the coding sequence ATGTTGGATCTCGGATCAGTGGGAATGGAAAGGGGAATGCTCTATGAAACAGTTGTAACCACGAAAAATAATGATGGAGTTCCTAATGCAGCTCCAATTGGGGTTACATGTAAGGATAAAAACGAAATTGTTCTTTACTTACACCAGGGATCCCACACAGTCAAAAATATAAAGGCAGAAGGCAGATTCGTTGTGAATATACTTAAAGATCCAATAGTTTTTGTGGAATCAACACTTGGAAATCTATCTAAAGATTATTTTGATCAATATTGGGATGATTTTTACATAAAAGACAGCGATGCATTCTTCACGGCAAATGTAATTCATATAAGGGATGTTGAAAGAGAAGACCAGTTTGGAGTGTCTACCACAACGGTTTTGAGGGCAAAAGTTGACCAAGTCATAAAAAAAAGTGAACATGTGGAACCTTTAAACAGGGCAATCTATGGGGTAATTGAGGCTCTTGTCTACCTCACGCGGATGGATATGGTTTCAGGTGACATGGAAAAACTCTACCGCCACAGAATGAACGAGATCTCACGAATTGTCAACAAAGTAGGTGGATCGGAACATAAAAAAGCCATGAAAAAGATTTCAGAGGCATTCAGTAAGTATGATGATAAATGA
- a CDS encoding GMP synthase subunit A, with amino-acid sequence MKILVVNNHGQYNHRIHRSLHYLKIPSEIIPNSTSLDEINEKNPAGIILGGGPSIERAGNCIEYVENLDIPILGICLGHQIIAKTYGGEIGVAGVESYAKICLNINDENDIFKGLGSTMEVWASHKDEVKTLPPSFKLLASSPICEIEAMKHENKPVYGIQFHPEVHHTENGEKIFENFYDVCKKFKG; translated from the coding sequence ATGAAAATACTTGTTGTAAACAACCATGGACAATATAATCACAGAATTCACAGGTCATTACACTACTTGAAGATTCCATCAGAGATAATTCCAAATTCAACATCCCTAGATGAGATAAATGAAAAAAATCCAGCAGGAATAATCTTAGGCGGCGGTCCCTCCATTGAAAGGGCTGGAAACTGCATTGAATACGTTGAGAATCTTGACATTCCCATACTTGGAATCTGTCTCGGCCACCAGATCATAGCCAAAACCTACGGCGGCGAAATAGGGGTTGCAGGCGTTGAAAGTTACGCAAAAATCTGTCTAAACATAAATGATGAAAATGACATCTTCAAGGGCCTTGGAAGTACCATGGAAGTATGGGCATCCCACAAGGACGAGGTAAAAACATTACCTCCAAGTTTCAAACTTCTGGCATCGTCACCAATATGTGAAATTGAAGCTATGAAGCATGAAAATAAGCCAGTATATGGTATACAGTTCCATCCTGAGGTTCACCACACTGAAAATGGTGAAAAGATTTTTGAAAACTTTTATGATGTTTGTAAGAAATTCAAAGGTTAA